The Geotoga petraea genome has a segment encoding these proteins:
- a CDS encoding Asp23/Gls24 family envelope stress response protein: MIVDTEYGKVNIKGDVVREIVYKAVLESYGTVEMGKQGFFDKIASLWVKDESKGITVEEQEDKLLVNLYLVLEYGLPIKKVAENTQENVYHRIKAMLNYDDVLVNVHISGLKF; this comes from the coding sequence ATGATTGTAGACACAGAATATGGCAAAGTTAACATTAAAGGCGATGTGGTAAGAGAAATAGTCTATAAAGCTGTTTTAGAGTCATATGGAACAGTTGAAATGGGAAAACAAGGTTTTTTTGACAAAATTGCAAGTCTTTGGGTAAAAGATGAGTCAAAGGGCATAACTGTTGAAGAGCAAGAAGATAAACTTTTAGTCAACCTTTATCTTGTTTTAGAATATGGTTTACCAATTAAAAAAGTGGCAGAAAACACACAAGAGAATGTTTATCATAGAATTAAAGCTATGCTTAATTATGATGATGTACTCGTCAACGTACATATTTCTGGGTTAAAGTTTTAA
- the amrB gene encoding AmmeMemoRadiSam system protein B, whose amino-acid sequence MLQEDFTQAQKKELLSLIEFLFEKKPKSNKNDYQKRGLILPHAGYVYSGKIAARAIEKVKGKPKNIYIIGPNHTGLGEDISIMDKSEWATPLGNVPINKTKADELCNLLGIEPDYKAHLSEHSIEVQLPLLQYWFEQDIRIIPIAMKDQSKHTAKTLGEILEQVSSKEDLIIASTDLNHYESQKTTVEKDELIIEDIKNRDIEKLYEHIMKERISMCGYGPTSVLLQQNFNKIEIVSHSTSGETLDEYETVVGYLSAVLE is encoded by the coding sequence TTGCTGCAGGAAGATTTTACCCAAGCTCAAAAAAAAGAACTACTTAGTTTAATTGAATTTTTGTTTGAGAAAAAACCAAAATCAAACAAAAATGATTATCAAAAAAGAGGTTTGATTTTACCTCACGCTGGTTATGTTTATTCTGGAAAAATAGCGGCCAGGGCAATAGAAAAGGTAAAAGGAAAACCAAAGAATATTTACATAATAGGTCCAAATCACACAGGTTTGGGAGAAGATATATCGATTATGGACAAGAGCGAATGGGCCACACCTCTTGGAAATGTTCCAATAAATAAAACTAAAGCAGACGAGCTATGCAATCTTTTGGGTATAGAACCAGATTATAAAGCTCATCTAAGTGAGCATTCAATTGAAGTGCAACTTCCACTTTTACAATATTGGTTTGAACAAGATATTAGAATCATTCCGATTGCAATGAAAGATCAATCAAAACATACGGCAAAAACTCTTGGAGAAATATTAGAGCAAGTTTCATCAAAAGAAGATTTAATCATTGCTTCTACTGATTTGAACCACTATGAAAGTCAAAAAACTACCGTTGAAAAAGATGAATTAATTATAGAAGATATAAAAAACAGAGACATAGAAAAACTGTATGAGCATATAATGAAAGAAAGAATTAGTATGTGTGGATATGGACCAACTTCCGTACTTCTTCAGCAAAATTTCAATAAAATTGAAATTGTTTCTCATTCAACAAGTGGAGAAACTTTGGATGAATACGAAACAGTAGTAGGTTATTTATCTGCAGTATTAGAATAG
- a CDS encoding type II secretion system F family protein, with amino-acid sequence MKKLYKFSFKEGNNVINTYLLEEEKDENYNILENIDIKVINEKVDNLYFDVKKISTEEMKIICENFYLLLNSGLNLYDSLKFLIQSKQISKFTRGVLTKSFLLLKKGKNAEQVFSSNSYHEYFVYIMNISTTKNILIRSFSSLIEYFNSMIETKNSLQKSTIYPMTVLSSIVIILISMNFFIIPKLSSLLDVDLNMGTTNVLLYLFFSIFLFTVVFAVLSKKNDNYLLYLPIANNLFRNYILYKFTKDINILLKNEMSIDKALNKVISKINSKFLTDRFLPVIVNIERGKSLENSFENIKNISEISIALTLSKFKGNYEDVFDFLEKQFKNNFNNSSEKIKKMIEPIFISILGIIILSIAYEIFQKVYIGGISGGLM; translated from the coding sequence ATGAAAAAATTATACAAATTTTCTTTCAAGGAAGGTAATAATGTAATCAACACATATTTATTAGAAGAAGAGAAAGATGAAAATTACAATATTTTAGAGAATATAGATATAAAGGTTATCAACGAAAAGGTTGATAACCTTTATTTTGATGTTAAGAAGATATCCACCGAAGAAATGAAAATTATTTGTGAAAATTTCTATCTTTTGTTGAATTCTGGTCTCAATTTGTATGACTCACTTAAGTTCTTAATTCAGAGCAAACAAATTTCAAAGTTTACACGAGGAGTTTTAACAAAGAGTTTTTTGCTTTTGAAAAAAGGAAAAAATGCGGAGCAAGTATTTTCATCAAATAGTTATCATGAATACTTTGTATATATTATGAACATATCCACCACTAAGAATATACTGATAAGGTCTTTTTCCTCTCTTATAGAATATTTCAATTCAATGATCGAAACTAAAAATAGTTTACAAAAATCGACTATTTATCCCATGACTGTTCTTTCCTCGATTGTGATTATTTTGATTTCCATGAACTTTTTTATAATTCCAAAATTGTCTTCGCTTTTAGATGTTGATTTGAACATGGGTACAACAAATGTTTTGTTGTATTTGTTCTTTTCCATTTTTTTGTTCACTGTTGTTTTTGCCGTTTTATCAAAAAAGAATGATAATTATTTGTTATATTTACCTATTGCAAATAATTTGTTTAGAAACTATATTCTTTACAAATTTACAAAAGATATCAACATACTTCTAAAAAATGAAATGTCTATAGACAAGGCGTTAAACAAGGTTATCTCTAAAATCAATTCAAAATTTTTAACTGATAGATTTTTGCCAGTTATAGTAAATATTGAGAGAGGAAAAAGCTTAGAGAATTCTTTTGAAAACATAAAAAATATATCAGAAATATCTATTGCCCTCACATTATCCAAATTCAAGGGAAATTATGAAGATGTTTTTGATTTTTTGGAAAAACAGTTTAAGAATAATTTCAACAATTCGTCTGAAAAAATAAAAAAGATGATAGAACCAATTTTTATATCGATTTTAGGGATAATAATTTTGTCTATTGCCTACGAGATTTTTCAAAAAGTTTATATTGGGGGGATTAGTGGTGGACTCATGTAA
- a CDS encoding NAD(P)/FAD-dependent oxidoreductase, producing MSETKKIVVLGAGYGGVLTAKKLAKKFKKRDDVSITVIDKNPYHTMLTELHEVAAGRAPETAVRIELEKIFAGRKVELVMDHIGNIDFKQKKLEGKDKTYDYDYLVLGTGSKPTFFGCKGAEKNALTLWSFDDAVRIKHHIINSFIKASKETDVWKRRKLLSFIIIGSGFTGVEMAGELGEWVNRLSEDYGIDRAEVKIYNMDMLKKILPMLEDSLIDKTCNRLRKLGIEILTESNITEVKEDRVVINEEREIEANTIIWTAGIEGSEVIQNSDDVETVARGRVETDEYLRAKGKKDVFVVGDNIFFIPEGEEKPVPQMVENAEQSSDLVAENLTATINEKELEPYKPKFHGVMVSVGGRYAVAQVGNPNKPLKFSGWIAMFIKHFINVIYFIQIAGFHKPWNYIIDEFFHVPDKRSFLGGHFAKRSPNFWLVPLRIFVGWKWLEEGLAKVGDVIKDPSNIFLIPAKVTDAATAASGEAAETATEWGEALGVPGWIQSISDWGMNLMFYTPEGDFTVMATIFQTAMVFAEIIFGIFLIIGMFTAFSSLATFVMSLLIWASGTAPLEMAWYFVAEIALIGGSGSTFGVDYYLLPWLKKKWKNIKWVKKWYLYS from the coding sequence ATGTCTGAAACTAAAAAGATCGTTGTTTTAGGTGCAGGTTATGGCGGGGTTTTAACTGCCAAGAAACTTGCAAAGAAATTTAAAAAGAGAGACGATGTTTCTATCACTGTGATTGATAAGAATCCTTATCACACAATGTTGACAGAATTACACGAAGTAGCAGCAGGTCGTGCTCCTGAAACAGCAGTAAGAATCGAACTTGAAAAGATTTTTGCTGGAAGAAAAGTCGAACTTGTTATGGATCACATTGGAAATATCGACTTTAAACAAAAAAAGTTAGAGGGTAAAGATAAGACATATGACTATGATTATCTTGTGCTCGGTACTGGTTCAAAACCAACATTCTTTGGTTGTAAAGGCGCTGAAAAAAACGCTTTAACACTATGGTCATTTGACGATGCCGTAAGAATAAAACACCATATTATAAACAGTTTTATTAAAGCTTCAAAAGAAACAGATGTTTGGAAGAGAAGAAAGCTTTTATCATTCATTATTATTGGTTCTGGGTTCACCGGTGTTGAAATGGCTGGTGAGCTTGGAGAATGGGTAAACAGACTATCTGAAGATTACGGAATAGATAGAGCCGAAGTAAAAATCTATAATATGGATATGTTGAAAAAAATTCTTCCTATGTTAGAAGACAGTCTTATAGACAAAACATGCAATAGATTGAGAAAACTCGGTATTGAAATACTAACAGAGTCAAATATCACAGAAGTTAAAGAAGACAGAGTTGTTATTAACGAAGAAAGAGAAATCGAAGCTAACACAATAATCTGGACAGCTGGTATTGAAGGAAGTGAAGTAATTCAAAATTCAGATGATGTTGAAACCGTTGCAAGAGGAAGAGTTGAAACTGATGAATACTTGAGAGCAAAAGGTAAAAAAGATGTATTCGTTGTTGGAGACAACATTTTCTTCATCCCTGAAGGAGAAGAAAAACCTGTTCCTCAAATGGTTGAAAATGCAGAACAATCTTCCGACTTAGTTGCAGAAAACTTAACTGCCACAATAAATGAAAAAGAATTAGAACCTTACAAACCAAAATTTCACGGAGTTATGGTTTCTGTAGGTGGAAGATACGCCGTTGCTCAGGTTGGAAATCCAAATAAACCTTTAAAATTCTCTGGTTGGATTGCCATGTTCATAAAACATTTCATAAACGTTATTTACTTTATACAAATCGCTGGATTCCACAAACCATGGAATTACATAATTGACGAATTTTTTCACGTACCAGATAAAAGAAGTTTCCTTGGTGGACACTTTGCCAAAAGATCACCAAATTTCTGGTTGGTACCTTTAAGAATCTTTGTAGGTTGGAAATGGCTTGAAGAGGGTCTTGCAAAAGTTGGAGATGTAATAAAAGATCCAAGCAACATATTTTTGATACCTGCAAAAGTAACTGACGCTGCCACTGCAGCATCTGGTGAAGCCGCCGAAACCGCTACAGAATGGGGAGAAGCTTTAGGTGTTCCCGGATGGATTCAAAGCATTTCCGACTGGGGTATGAATTTAATGTTCTACACTCCTGAAGGTGACTTTACCGTTATGGCTACAATTTTCCAAACAGCTATGGTATTTGCAGAAATTATTTTTGGTATATTCCTAATAATCGGTATGTTTACAGCTTTCTCTTCATTAGCTACATTTGTGATGAGTTTACTGATCTGGGCATCTGGTACAGCTCCACTTGAAATGGCTTGGTATTTTGTTGCTGAAATAGCGTTAATCGGTGGATCAGGAAGTACTTTTGGTGTAGATTACTACTTATTACCTTGGTTAAAGAAAAAATGGAAAAATATCAAATGGGTCAAAAAGTGGTACTTGTATAGTTAA
- a CDS encoding polyprenyl synthetase family protein — translation MSTFWSEYPEIEEKLIFVKNNMLEKSKSSEKYLDRSFEYLYSTGGKMLRPAFIIIGSLFMKQKLNEEKDKLIKDLASAVEMLHTATLVHDDVIDDSFLRRGKEAIHSKYSKEYAVYMGDYLFSESFLILSDYNIPRDVMKNLAQGISTICKAEMLQNHYRYDSKVSVEEYLKVISGKTAALFGISLSLGANQVGIEEEKTNKLYEIGNNIGLAFQITDDILDFTSDEKTLGKEVKSDIIMGYYTLPLLLAFHSENKDELQKIFEKDNMNESDLDQVFEIVRKSGAIEESKKHAKKYIDKATNELDKFEDTKGKQILKAILPKILKRSY, via the coding sequence ATGAGTACATTTTGGAGTGAATATCCAGAAATAGAAGAAAAATTAATATTTGTAAAAAACAATATGCTCGAAAAAAGCAAAAGCAGTGAAAAGTATCTTGACCGTTCATTTGAATATCTTTATTCGACGGGCGGCAAGATGCTACGACCTGCGTTCATAATAATTGGTAGTTTATTCATGAAACAAAAACTGAACGAAGAAAAAGATAAACTGATAAAAGATCTTGCTTCTGCAGTAGAAATGCTCCATACAGCAACTTTAGTTCACGATGATGTAATAGACGATTCTTTTTTGAGAAGGGGAAAAGAAGCAATACATTCAAAATATTCCAAAGAATATGCGGTTTACATGGGAGATTATCTTTTTAGTGAATCTTTTTTAATACTTTCTGATTACAACATACCAAGAGATGTGATGAAAAATCTCGCTCAAGGTATTTCAACGATCTGTAAAGCAGAGATGCTCCAAAATCACTATAGATATGATTCAAAAGTTTCTGTTGAAGAATATTTAAAAGTGATATCTGGAAAAACAGCTGCTCTTTTTGGAATAAGTCTTTCTTTGGGAGCCAACCAGGTTGGAATAGAAGAAGAAAAGACAAATAAGTTATATGAAATTGGGAATAACATAGGTTTAGCCTTTCAAATAACTGACGATATACTTGATTTCACAAGTGATGAAAAAACTCTTGGTAAAGAAGTTAAATCAGATATTATAATGGGCTATTATACATTACCACTTTTATTGGCTTTTCATTCAGAAAACAAAGACGAGTTACAAAAAATCTTTGAAAAAGATAATATGAATGAAAGTGATTTAGATCAGGTTTTTGAAATAGTTAGAAAAAGTGGTGCAATAGAAGAGTCAAAAAAACATGCAAAAAAATACATTGATAAAGCTACAAACGAATTAGATAAATTTGAAGATACAAAAGGAAAACAAATTTTAAAAGCCATATTACCGAAAATACTAAAAAGATCTTATTGA
- a CDS encoding 1,4-dihydroxy-2-naphthoate polyprenyltransferase, with translation MNVKSFFKFVEIQTKLASVLPFLLGIVFAIYRYDNFNIFNVVLMFISLVFFDMTTTAINNYIDFKKANKKEGYNFEKHNAMVKYNLSPNQAKITIFTMLTIAVITGLILFSLTDWFVLLIGVISFITGILYSYGPIPISRMPLGEIFSGFFMGFVIFFLTVYINIFNTEIISISNEGFNIYLFLNLKEFLVLFFVSFPLVITIANIMLANNTSDLEDDIVNNRYTLPYYLGRENALKLFKWSYYIGFIDIIILTILGILPWISLLILLVIIPVQKNIKKFEKIQTKKDTFVVSVQNHFMISFSFIATLLVQILLL, from the coding sequence ATGAATGTAAAATCTTTCTTTAAATTTGTAGAAATACAGACGAAGTTAGCAAGTGTGCTACCTTTTTTACTTGGAATTGTATTTGCAATCTACAGATATGATAATTTTAATATCTTTAACGTAGTCCTTATGTTCATATCGTTGGTATTCTTTGATATGACCACAACAGCTATTAACAATTACATAGACTTCAAAAAAGCAAACAAAAAAGAGGGCTACAATTTCGAAAAGCACAACGCTATGGTGAAATACAATTTGAGTCCAAATCAAGCAAAAATAACTATATTCACAATGTTAACAATAGCTGTAATAACTGGATTAATCCTTTTCTCATTAACAGATTGGTTTGTCCTACTAATAGGAGTTATCTCGTTTATAACCGGAATTCTTTATTCTTATGGACCAATTCCTATTTCAAGAATGCCTTTGGGAGAGATTTTTTCAGGGTTTTTCATGGGTTTTGTAATATTTTTTCTGACAGTATACATAAATATATTTAACACAGAGATTATTTCAATAAGCAACGAAGGTTTTAATATATATCTTTTTCTTAATCTTAAAGAATTTTTAGTTTTGTTCTTTGTGTCTTTTCCTTTAGTGATAACAATCGCAAACATAATGCTTGCAAATAACACTTCAGATCTGGAAGATGACATAGTCAACAATCGATACACCCTTCCTTATTATTTGGGAAGAGAAAATGCTTTAAAATTATTTAAATGGTCATACTACATAGGTTTTATAGATATAATAATTTTAACAATATTGGGAATACTACCTTGGATATCATTATTAATTTTGTTGGTAATTATTCCAGTACAAAAAAACATAAAAAAATTCGAAAAAATACAAACAAAAAAAGACACTTTTGTTGTTTCGGTGCAAAATCATTTTATGATAAGTTTTTCTTTTATAGCAACATTATTGGTACAGATTTTGTTATTATAA
- a CDS encoding FMN-binding protein translates to MKKLLSLVMVFTLVVFSFAAGHIDLANGTYRAEMVEASHGWVDFVELTVKDGKIADVLMDSYNVEDGSLKSNDANYAKNMGMDPEKYFGELAKDLEKSQNIDEVDTVTGATHSSDNFRALVKGILERGVTDGTIAVNVSAYNKADGTYRAEATEPVHGWTDFLDVTVKNGKITKVVADSFNADGELKTNDANYAENMGMDPAKYFATLADRLVKADRPSDVDTVTGATSSSNAVRFLAHAIKYRGIPGETIKVNFSNFAASNLADGEYRAEMAEASHGWIDFLEITVKNGIIVNAYADSFNANGGLKTDDPNYGKNMGIEPSRYFSVLSYRVIAEQSASEVDTFTGATSTSNSVKTLLNGIIENGKPGKTITVK, encoded by the coding sequence ATGAAAAAGTTACTATCATTGGTAATGGTATTTACTCTTGTTGTGTTTTCCTTTGCAGCTGGTCATATTGACTTAGCTAATGGAACATATAGAGCTGAAATGGTAGAAGCATCACACGGCTGGGTTGACTTTGTTGAACTAACCGTTAAAGATGGAAAAATTGCAGATGTGCTAATGGATTCTTATAATGTTGAAGACGGCAGTCTCAAATCAAACGATGCTAACTATGCAAAAAACATGGGTATGGATCCAGAAAAATATTTTGGAGAATTAGCAAAAGATTTAGAAAAATCACAAAATATCGATGAAGTTGACACAGTAACTGGTGCAACTCACTCAAGTGATAATTTCAGAGCTTTAGTAAAAGGTATCTTGGAAAGAGGAGTTACTGATGGAACTATTGCTGTAAATGTATCAGCTTACAACAAGGCAGACGGAACATACAGAGCTGAAGCTACAGAACCAGTACACGGTTGGACTGATTTCTTAGATGTCACAGTAAAAAACGGAAAAATTACAAAAGTTGTTGCAGATTCATTCAATGCTGATGGAGAATTAAAAACAAATGATGCTAACTATGCAGAAAATATGGGTATGGATCCAGCTAAATACTTTGCTACTTTAGCAGATAGATTAGTAAAAGCTGATAGACCATCTGACGTTGATACAGTAACAGGAGCTACAAGTTCATCTAATGCTGTAAGATTCTTAGCTCACGCTATTAAATACAGAGGAATTCCTGGTGAAACAATTAAAGTTAATTTCTCTAACTTTGCCGCTTCAAATTTAGCTGACGGTGAATACAGAGCAGAAATGGCAGAAGCTTCACACGGTTGGATAGATTTCTTAGAAATCACAGTTAAAAATGGAATTATTGTAAACGCTTATGCTGATTCTTTCAATGCCAATGGAGGATTAAAAACAGACGATCCTAATTATGGAAAAAATATGGGAATAGAACCTTCAAGATACTTTTCTGTATTATCATATAGAGTTATCGCTGAACAATCAGCAAGTGAAGTAGACACATTCACTGGTGCAACAAGCACATCAAACAGTGTAAAAACATTATTAAACGGAATTATTGAAAATGGAAAACCTGGAAAAACAATAACAGTAAAATAA